The Guyparkeria halophila DNA window CGGGGTGCAGATCACCCCGGGCATACAGCCGCTCGACCTCGTCGAGAAACCCCGCCTCGAGCATGGCATCGAAACGCTCGGCGACCGCCTGGCGCGTGTGCGCGGTGCTGCGCGGCCAGAGCGCGACTGCCAGTAGTTGCTCGCCGGCCAACGGAGAGACGGGCGGATGCTCACGTTGCCAGTCGCTCAGGCTCTTGCCGGTGGCACGAAAGACCTCCAGCGCCCGGCCGATGCGCTGCGGGTCGGTGGCGTGGATACGCCCCCCCGCCACCGGGTCGACCTCGATCAATTCCCGGTGCATGGCGGGCCAGCCGACCGCAGCTGCCTCGGCCTGCACCGCTTCGCGGATGGCGGGGTCGGTCGATGGCAGGCGGGAAAGCCCCTGCAGCAGGGCCTGAAAATACATCATCGTCCCGCCCACGAGCAGCGGCACCCGCCCATCGGCGCGGGCCGCGGCGATCGCGGCCAGGGCATCGCGGCAGAACTGCTCGACGCTGTAGGTCTCGGCCGGATCACGGATATCAACGAGGGCATGCGGGTAGCGCACCAGCAGGTCGGCAGGGGGCTTGGCCGTGCCGATATCCATGCCGCGGTAGATCATCACCGAATCGACCGAGATGATCGACACCGGCAGCCGATCGGCGAGCCGCATGGCAAGCGCGGTCTTGCCCGAGGCGGTCGGCCCGGCAAGGGCCACGATGGGCGGGGCGCTCAAGACCACCATCACTGCCCCCGCATGAACCAGCGATCGAGTTCCTCGATCGTCAGTCGACGCCAGGTCGGGCGACCGTGATTGCACTGGTCACTGCGCTCGGTGCGCTCCATGTCGCGCAACAGGGCGTTCATCTCGGCGACCGTCAGGCGCCGGTTCGCCCGCACCGAGCCGTGACAAGCCATGGTGGAAAGGATCTCGTCGATCCGATCGTCGACCACCGCGCGGGGCACGTCACCGCCGGCCAGCGGCACGCGGCGCATCTCGGCCAGCATCTCGCGCACCAGGGTCTCGATGTCCGCCTCGCGCAACATCACCGGCACCTCACGCACCCGCACCCGCTCGGGCCCGATCCGATCCAGCACCACCCCCGCCGCGGCGAAGGCCTCCTGCCAGGTCTCGAAGGCCTCCGCCTCGACAGGCGACACCCCGAGATCCACCGGCAACAGCAGCGGCGCGGCCGAGAGCGCCTGCTGGCGATAGCTCTGCTTGAGGCGCTCGTAGGTGACCCGCTCGGCCGCAGCGTGGGCATCCACGATGACCAGCCCGTCGCGATTGCGCGCCAGGATGTAGATCTCGCCCAGGTGGGCGATGGCATACCCCAGCGGGGGAATTTCTGCATCCTCGGGCAGCGGCTCGGCGACTCGACCGCCCTCGCCCTCCGCGGCCCGGCCCTGTTCGAGCAGGGAGAAGTAGCCCTGCGCCGAACGTCCACCCCCCATGGTCGCCGTACCCATGGTCACCGTACCCATGGCGGGGCGCGCCGCCTCCCCAGCGAACGGCATGCCGGGCGCCGCCGAGCCGGCCAATCCCGGCTCGACGGCGCTGGATGACGAGGCGCCACCCGGCGTCGCCAGGGCCCGATGCACCGATTGGAACAGGAAGTCGTGTACCCCGCGGGCGTCGCGGAAACGCACCTCGGCCTTGGTGGGGTGGACGTTGACGTCGACTGCGGCCGGATCAAGGTGCAGTGACAGCACGTAGGCCGGGTGCCGGCCGTGGTGCAACACGTCACTGTAGGCGCGACGGATCGCGTGGGCGATCAGCCGATCGCGCACCACCCGCCCGTTGACGAAAAACAACTGCTGATCGGTCGAGGCGCGGGCGTACTGCGGGCTGGCCACCAGACCCTGCAGCGAAAACCCGGAGGCCGAGGCATCGATCTCGCGGGCCTGTTCCAGAAAGCCCTGGCCAAGCACGGCGGCAATGCGCTGGTCGAGTGTCTCGAGCGTCACCGCCGACAGGTCGAGCACCGGTCGGTCGTTGTGAATCAGGCGAAAGGCCACGTCCGGATTGGCGAGCGCGAGCTTGCGCATCAGCTGATCGACGTGACCGAACTCGGTACGCTCGGTGCGCAGGAACTTGCGCCGCGCGGGCACGTTGAAGAACAGGTCGCGCACGTCGACCAGAGTGCCGGCCTTCGCCGGCGTGGGTCGCGGTTCGTCGAAGACCCCGGGGGCAAGCTCCCAGCCGTGATCGGCATCAGCGGTCCGGGAGACCAGCCGCAGGCGGGAAATCGACTGGATGCTCGCCAGCGCCTCGCCGCGAAAGCCGAAGCTCGCCACCGCCTCGAGGTCGTCGAGGTCACGGATCTTGCTGGTGGCGTGCGGCGAGATCGCCAAGGGAAGCTGCTCGGGGCCCATGCCGTGGCCGTTGTCACGCACCGACAGTTGCTTGACCCCGCCGGCGACCACCTGAACCTCGATCCGATCGGCGCCGGCATCGAGCGCATTCTCCACCAACTCCTTGATCACGCTGGCGGGGCGTTCGACCACCTCGCCGGCGGCGATCTGGTTGACCAGCGACTGTGGCAGTTGGCGGATTTCGGCCATGGGGCTCCGGGCAAAACCGCCATTGTCACCCGCTCGCCGCCGGGGTGACAAGCGCCGCCTCGGCCGGTGGCCGAAGCGGTCAGAGCATGGCGTAGCGGGTGCCCTGCGGGGCGTGCGCCGTGTAATAGCTGTGCACACCCTCGAGGATCGACTGCGCAATCTGACGCTGGTAGCTCGAGGAACGCAGTCGCTGCTCTTCCTGCGGGTTACTGATGAAAGCGCTCTCCACCAGGATCGAGGGGATGTCCGGCGACTTGAGTACGGCGAAACCGGCCTGCTGGACATCGTGCTTGTGGAGCTTGGCGATATTGCCGATACGGCCCAGCACACGATCGGCGAAGTCCAGGCTCGACTCGAGTGTCTTGGTCTGGGCCAGGTCGAGCAGCACCGAGGCGACGTCCTCGTCGTGACCGGACAGCGAGGCGCCACCGACGAAATCGGCGCTGTTTTCCTTGGCCGCCAACCAGCGCGCCGCCTCGGAACTGGCGCCGTTCTGGCTCAGGCAGTAGACCGAGGCGCCCTTCGCCGAAGCGAGACGGAAGGCATCGGCGTGCACCGAGATGAACAGGTCGGCCTCGTGCCGACGCGCGATCTCGGTGCGCTGGCGCAGCGGGATGAAGCGGTCGTCCTCGCGGGTCATCACCGGCGTGAGCCCGGGCGTCGCGGCAATCAGGTCGCGCAGCTGCAACCCGATATTGAGCACGATGTCCTTCTCGCGCGTGCCGCGACGGCCGATGGCGCCGGGATCCTTGCCGCCGTGGCCGGGATCGATCGCCACCACCAGGTCACGGAAGGCACCGGAACCGGATCGCAGCGCGGATTCCTGACGCGGGACGTCGGGGCGTTCGGCGATCACGGTATCCGCGCCACCCCCGTGGGGCAGGTCGATGACCAGCCGGTGGGAGCCACCACCCGTGGGCGGCAGGATGATGATCTGCGGGCGTGCCCGTTTCTTGAGGTCGAACACCAGACGCAGATCATGGCCGTTGCGCACACCGACACGCAGCCCCTTGACCACCGGCGAATCCGGTGTCGATGGCAGGGCGACATCCTGCAACCGCGTCGAGCGGATGTCGATGACCGCACGCGCCGGGTTGTCCAGCAATAGCGTATCGAAATCGACCGGATCGGAGATGGCGAAGACGTAGCGGGTAAAGCCGTCGTGGCGCCCTGCTTCGACACGGGAAACGTTGACGGCCCGACCGGCCAGCGCCGGCCCGGCCAGGGGAAGACCGAAGGCCGCCACCCCGGTACCGACCGCCGTGCGCAAAAAGCGGCGGCGCTCGGCATTCAGCAAGGCAAGCGCGTCACGGGCAGATTGGGATGAATTGTTCATGCTCCACCTCTGGCAACACAGCCCCAAGAACGTGTCATGCAACACGGTCACTACAGTGTGCGCCAAAAAGGGAATTTTTCAACAATTGCAAGAAGATAGCGCGTACTTCTTAACCCGATGCGAGACATCGGCTCACCAAATGTGGCGGGGCAGTCTGCCGATAGGCACAAGATGATGTGGTTTGGGCCGACGTTGAAAAAACACCACACTCGGCCGTGCAAGGGGCTCAGGCGGCG harbors:
- the mutL gene encoding DNA mismatch repair endonuclease MutL; the protein is MAEIRQLPQSLVNQIAAGEVVERPASVIKELVENALDAGADRIEVQVVAGGVKQLSVRDNGHGMGPEQLPLAISPHATSKIRDLDDLEAVASFGFRGEALASIQSISRLRLVSRTADADHGWELAPGVFDEPRPTPAKAGTLVDVRDLFFNVPARRKFLRTERTEFGHVDQLMRKLALANPDVAFRLIHNDRPVLDLSAVTLETLDQRIAAVLGQGFLEQAREIDASASGFSLQGLVASPQYARASTDQQLFFVNGRVVRDRLIAHAIRRAYSDVLHHGRHPAYVLSLHLDPAAVDVNVHPTKAEVRFRDARGVHDFLFQSVHRALATPGGASSSSAVEPGLAGSAAPGMPFAGEAARPAMGTVTMGTATMGGGRSAQGYFSLLEQGRAAEGEGGRVAEPLPEDAEIPPLGYAIAHLGEIYILARNRDGLVIVDAHAAAERVTYERLKQSYRQQALSAAPLLLPVDLGVSPVEAEAFETWQEAFAAAGVVLDRIGPERVRVREVPVMLREADIETLVREMLAEMRRVPLAGGDVPRAVVDDRIDEILSTMACHGSVRANRRLTVAEMNALLRDMERTERSDQCNHGRPTWRRLTIEELDRWFMRGQ
- a CDS encoding N-acetylmuramoyl-L-alanine amidase, with product MNNSSQSARDALALLNAERRRFLRTAVGTGVAAFGLPLAGPALAGRAVNVSRVEAGRHDGFTRYVFAISDPVDFDTLLLDNPARAVIDIRSTRLQDVALPSTPDSPVVKGLRVGVRNGHDLRLVFDLKKRARPQIIILPPTGGGSHRLVIDLPHGGGADTVIAERPDVPRQESALRSGSGAFRDLVVAIDPGHGGKDPGAIGRRGTREKDIVLNIGLQLRDLIAATPGLTPVMTREDDRFIPLRQRTEIARRHEADLFISVHADAFRLASAKGASVYCLSQNGASSEAARWLAAKENSADFVGGASLSGHDEDVASVLLDLAQTKTLESSLDFADRVLGRIGNIAKLHKHDVQQAGFAVLKSPDIPSILVESAFISNPQEEQRLRSSSYQRQIAQSILEGVHSYYTAHAPQGTRYAML
- the miaA gene encoding tRNA (adenosine(37)-N6)-dimethylallyltransferase MiaA, with amino-acid sequence MSAPPIVALAGPTASGKTALAMRLADRLPVSIISVDSVMIYRGMDIGTAKPPADLLVRYPHALVDIRDPAETYSVEQFCRDALAAIAAARADGRVPLLVGGTMMYFQALLQGLSRLPSTDPAIREAVQAEAAAVGWPAMHRELIEVDPVAGGRIHATDPQRIGRALEVFRATGKSLSDWQREHPPVSPLAGEQLLAVALWPRSTAHTRQAVAERFDAMLEAGFLDEVERLYARGDLHPGLPSMRAVGYRQAWAHLAGDCDFETMRERAITATRQLAKRQRTWLRSAPNWEAMDAQAADRIESRIMNFVDVSAS